A genome region from Bradyrhizobium sp. WSM1417 includes the following:
- a CDS encoding glycoside hydrolase family 3 N-terminal domain-containing protein, whose translation MQSLNRIGLILLWLAAPLVAFAAANRNDPYLLVLRGVGNIALVVTSIVIVIVLLRCGRWHSIAGKLLVMLWCAPPLLMSAAYLKFELRKHDVLAASAAEARQLGSHFMVGYSSFPEVAGLAEQGLIGGVYVTRHNIRGRTVEALRAEIATLQDKRRAAGLPPLVVAADQEGGIVGHLAPPLTKLPALATLAGLAPDDQQAKAAEFGRIHGRDLAGLGVNLNLAPVLDLKPPGRRNRLDFHTLIGQRAIATDPTVVGAIASAYVRGLEESGVGATLKHFPGIGRVRTDTHHFSANLDTPVKELEAADWLPFREVLSHSRSALMVGHVTLTAVDPDRAASHSKRVVEGIIRDKWGYQGVVMTDDLVMGAIYQHDVCRAVVEAINAGVDLLLVAYDGAQFYRVFACALDGSRHGKLDTAMLRASEARLARGFPSELARAASRTVSVARQN comes from the coding sequence ATGCAATCCCTCAACCGCATCGGCCTCATTCTGCTCTGGCTTGCCGCGCCTCTCGTCGCGTTCGCGGCCGCGAATAGGAACGACCCCTATCTGCTCGTGCTGCGCGGCGTTGGAAACATCGCACTTGTCGTCACAAGCATCGTGATCGTCATCGTGCTGCTGCGCTGCGGGCGCTGGCATAGCATCGCCGGCAAGCTGCTCGTCATGCTCTGGTGCGCTCCGCCGCTCCTGATGTCGGCGGCGTACCTGAAATTCGAACTGCGCAAGCACGATGTTCTTGCCGCCAGTGCGGCCGAGGCGCGTCAGCTCGGGTCTCACTTCATGGTCGGCTATTCCTCCTTCCCGGAGGTCGCGGGCCTCGCCGAGCAAGGCTTGATCGGCGGTGTCTACGTCACCCGGCACAACATCCGCGGCCGGACCGTCGAGGCGCTGCGAGCCGAGATCGCGACGCTCCAGGACAAGCGGCGCGCCGCCGGCCTGCCGCCGCTGGTCGTCGCCGCGGACCAGGAGGGCGGCATCGTCGGGCATCTTGCGCCGCCGCTGACGAAGCTGCCGGCGCTGGCGACGCTTGCCGGGCTTGCCCCCGATGACCAGCAGGCCAAAGCGGCAGAGTTCGGCCGCATCCACGGACGTGACCTCGCCGGGCTCGGTGTCAACCTCAATCTCGCACCGGTGCTCGATCTCAAGCCGCCGGGCCGGCGCAATCGCCTAGACTTCCACACTCTGATCGGTCAGCGCGCGATTGCTACCGATCCGACCGTCGTCGGCGCGATCGCGAGCGCCTATGTGCGCGGGCTGGAAGAATCCGGCGTCGGCGCCACGCTCAAACATTTTCCCGGCATCGGGCGCGTGCGCACCGACACGCATCATTTCAGCGCCAACCTCGACACGCCGGTGAAGGAGTTGGAGGCAGCCGACTGGCTCCCGTTCCGCGAGGTGCTGTCGCATTCGCGCAGCGCGCTCATGGTCGGCCATGTCACGCTCACGGCCGTCGATCCCGACCGAGCCGCCTCGCATTCGAAGCGCGTCGTCGAGGGGATCATTCGCGACAAATGGGGCTATCAGGGCGTCGTCATGACCGACGATCTCGTGATGGGCGCGATCTACCAGCACGACGTCTGCCGGGCCGTGGTCGAGGCCATCAACGCCGGCGTCGATCTGCTGCTGGTCGCCTATGACGGCGCGCAGTTCTACCGGGTTTTCGCTTGCGCCCTGGATGGATCGCGACACGGCAAGCTCGATACAGCGATGCTGCGCGCGAGCGAGGCGCGGCTCGCGCGAGGCTTCCCGTCCGAGCTGGCGCGAGCCGCCTCACGCACCGTCAGCGTCGCCCGCCAAAACTAG
- a CDS encoding DUF4173 domain-containing protein has protein sequence MTSLATTSTTEIKPIRPSALSAKLALALVLTALADFLLYGQRLGLSLVIMAIAIACASLLANHATLDHRRAAIGGAIIALGLVPAAEELNTLSFLILVAALVVALLLATNPETTGLADRTRALRNFVLINPFRVFPDALQIFNMSALTRSIALWLLPAALSTVFIALFAAANPLIEQWVFLLNPKCILDYVSFPRVLFWTMMLSLVWPFIHVRWRRRKIVTTTIADIPLPPPLQSQVSAEFLGSPTILRSLILFNLLFAAQSILDGIYLWGHVALPTNLTYAAYAHRGAYPLIATALLAAAFVLVAMRPGGPAEKSKVIRLLVYLWVGQNVLLVASSILRLDLYVDRYMLTYWRIAAFIWMGLVALGLILIVARIALDHTNRWLVGANLMALTIVLYTVSLVNFDAFISDYNLAHSSEMSGKGMMIDTDYLLTLGPQALPALDKVIAHRKGDDCLARRRDRLVEAQRLNMVWRAWSFRSWRLQRRLDAGAKSQPGNQPAG, from the coding sequence ATGACGAGCCTGGCTACGACGTCGACGACGGAAATCAAACCGATCAGGCCTTCGGCGCTGTCGGCAAAGCTCGCGTTGGCATTGGTGCTCACCGCGCTCGCGGACTTTCTGCTCTACGGGCAGCGATTGGGGCTGTCACTGGTGATCATGGCCATCGCGATCGCCTGCGCCTCGCTGCTCGCCAACCACGCGACGTTGGATCATCGGCGTGCTGCGATTGGCGGCGCGATCATTGCGCTTGGTCTCGTTCCGGCCGCGGAAGAGCTCAACACGCTCTCGTTTCTAATCCTCGTGGCAGCGCTGGTCGTCGCCCTCCTGCTCGCGACCAATCCGGAGACGACCGGGCTCGCCGACCGCACCCGCGCGCTGCGAAACTTTGTCCTGATCAATCCCTTCAGGGTCTTCCCCGATGCACTTCAAATCTTCAACATGTCGGCACTCACCCGGAGCATCGCACTCTGGCTTCTGCCTGCAGCGCTGAGCACGGTCTTCATCGCACTGTTCGCCGCGGCCAATCCATTGATCGAGCAGTGGGTGTTCCTGCTCAATCCAAAGTGCATCCTCGACTATGTCAGCTTCCCGCGCGTGCTGTTCTGGACCATGATGCTGTCGCTGGTCTGGCCGTTCATCCATGTGCGCTGGCGGCGCAGAAAGATTGTCACCACGACCATCGCCGATATCCCCCTGCCGCCGCCGCTGCAGTCGCAAGTCTCAGCTGAGTTCCTAGGCTCCCCCACCATCCTGCGCTCGCTGATCCTGTTCAACTTGCTGTTCGCGGCGCAATCGATCCTCGATGGCATCTATCTCTGGGGGCATGTCGCGCTGCCGACCAATTTGACCTATGCGGCCTATGCCCATCGCGGCGCCTATCCGCTGATCGCGACCGCACTACTCGCCGCCGCCTTCGTGCTGGTGGCCATGCGCCCCGGTGGACCGGCCGAAAAATCAAAGGTGATCCGGCTGCTGGTCTATCTCTGGGTCGGGCAGAATGTGCTTCTGGTCGCGTCCTCCATCCTCCGCCTCGACCTCTACGTCGACAGGTACATGCTGACCTATTGGCGCATCGCCGCTTTCATCTGGATGGGGCTGGTGGCACTCGGGCTGATCCTGATCGTGGCCCGGATCGCGCTCGACCACACCAACCGGTGGCTTGTCGGCGCTAATCTGATGGCGTTAACGATCGTGCTCTATACTGTCTCGCTGGTGAACTTCGACGCGTTCATTTCCGACTACAATCTGGCGCACAGCAGTGAAATGTCGGGCAAGGGCATGATGATCGATACCGACTATCTCCTCACGCTCGGACCGCAGGCGCTGCCCGCGCTCGACAAGGTAATAGCCCATCGCAAGGGCGACGACTGCCTTGCGCGGCGCCGCGATCGGCTTGTAGAAGCTCAGCGGCTGAACATGGTCTGGCGGGCCTGGAGCTTTCGGAGCTGGCGGCTGCAGCGCCGGCTCGATGCTGGGGCCAAAAGCCAGCCCGGCAATCAGCCGGCGGGCTGA
- a CDS encoding response regulator transcription factor, whose amino-acid sequence MAHRILIVDDEGHIREVIRVALKKAGMDVIEARDGKEALTRFAADRPDLIVLDIGMPEFDGLDVCREVRKASDVPILFLSARDEEIDRILGLEIGGDDYVTKPFSPRELVARVNVILRRLGPRNGEAKAGPSALAQGGLLVDPEQHVASFAGTPLKLTAIEFGILRAFLTRPTSVFNREQLMRAAYQLNIQVSDRTIDSHIRNIRAKLAALACDNVIETIHGVGFKLGRCEKEA is encoded by the coding sequence TTGGCGCATCGCATTCTCATCGTCGACGACGAAGGCCATATCCGCGAGGTCATCCGCGTCGCTTTGAAGAAAGCCGGCATGGACGTGATCGAGGCGCGCGACGGCAAGGAGGCGCTGACCCGCTTTGCCGCCGACAGGCCTGACCTGATCGTGCTCGACATCGGCATGCCCGAATTCGACGGCCTCGACGTCTGCCGCGAGGTGCGCAAAGCCTCCGACGTGCCGATCCTGTTCCTGTCGGCCCGGGACGAGGAGATCGACCGCATCCTCGGCCTCGAGATCGGCGGCGACGACTACGTGACGAAGCCGTTCAGCCCGCGCGAGTTGGTGGCGCGGGTCAACGTCATCCTGCGCCGTCTCGGCCCGCGCAATGGCGAGGCCAAGGCGGGGCCGTCGGCACTCGCGCAAGGCGGCCTCCTGGTCGATCCCGAGCAGCATGTCGCGTCGTTCGCCGGCACGCCGCTGAAGCTGACTGCGATCGAGTTCGGCATCTTGCGCGCGTTCCTGACCCGGCCGACCTCGGTGTTCAATCGCGAGCAGCTGATGCGGGCCGCCTACCAGCTCAACATCCAGGTCTCCGACCGCACCATCGACAGCCACATCCGCAACATCCGCGCCAAGCTCGCGGCGCTGGCCTGCGACAATGTCATCGAGACCATCCACGGCGTCGGCTTCAAGCTCGGCCGCTGCGAGAAAGAGGCATGA
- a CDS encoding ATP-binding protein: MSAAPDKWRPSLTLVIFTVLATVGVLPLVGLFFFRLYDNQLIRQTQAELIAQSRVLATIYAQEITARLDSGLTLGAEVPTNVLPDPGDQVTPIRPALDLTANDLLRRRPEAQAAPQPPQPVYVEIGARLTPIIRETQKVTLAGFRILDPQGVVIAGRQEVGQSLAHIEEVADALHGQYRATLRNRVPDKPPPSIYSFSRGLGVHVFSAMPVIVNNRVAGVIYTTRTPSNIFDHLYQERAKFVLAGLAVVFGTIAIGLVFSRTITLPMRELIDRATRIGRGDREAFRPLRHYGTREFAQLSHSFLGMAEQLARRSDYIATFSAHLTHELKSPLTSIKGAAELLQDSVQGKAGSLTPAEQETFIANILSDTKRLEAMAQRLRELARAEGLPQNERTELAPVVAELRSRFPASSIEASGSLDLMIGMSAEKALIVLSHLADNAMRHKAGTIRLEVIDERTTLRLTVSNDGEPISAPNRDRIFDAFFTTRRDQGGTGMGLAIARAVMASHGGSIRLKPTDQGAAFELQFPMG; the protein is encoded by the coding sequence ATGAGCGCGGCGCCCGACAAATGGCGGCCATCGCTTACCCTCGTGATCTTCACGGTGCTGGCGACGGTCGGCGTGCTGCCGCTGGTCGGCCTGTTCTTCTTCCGTCTCTACGACAACCAGCTGATCCGCCAGACCCAGGCCGAGCTGATCGCGCAGAGCCGCGTGCTCGCGACGATCTACGCGCAGGAGATCACGGCGCGCCTCGACAGCGGCCTGACGCTCGGCGCCGAGGTGCCGACGAACGTGCTGCCTGATCCAGGCGACCAGGTCACCCCGATCCGTCCCGCGCTTGACCTCACCGCCAACGACCTGCTGCGGCGGCGGCCAGAGGCGCAAGCCGCTCCACAGCCGCCGCAGCCCGTCTATGTCGAGATCGGCGCAAGACTGACGCCGATCATCCGCGAGACCCAGAAGGTGACGCTGGCAGGCTTTCGCATCCTCGATCCCCAAGGCGTGGTGATCGCGGGGCGGCAGGAGGTCGGGCAGTCGCTCGCCCATATCGAGGAGGTCGCGGACGCGCTGCATGGGCAATACCGCGCCACCTTGCGCAACCGCGTGCCCGACAAGCCGCCGCCGTCGATCTATTCCTTCAGCCGCGGCCTCGGCGTCCACGTGTTTTCGGCAATGCCTGTCATCGTCAACAACCGCGTCGCGGGGGTGATCTACACGACTCGGACGCCGAGCAACATCTTCGACCATCTCTATCAGGAGCGGGCCAAGTTCGTGCTGGCGGGGCTCGCCGTGGTTTTCGGCACGATCGCGATCGGCCTCGTATTCTCGCGCACCATCACGCTGCCGATGCGCGAACTGATCGATCGCGCCACCAGAATAGGCCGCGGCGACCGTGAGGCGTTCAGGCCGCTCCGACACTACGGTACGCGCGAGTTCGCGCAGCTCTCACACAGCTTCCTCGGCATGGCCGAACAGCTGGCGCGGCGCTCAGACTATATCGCGACCTTCTCGGCCCACCTCACCCACGAGCTGAAGTCGCCGCTAACCTCGATCAAGGGCGCCGCCGAGCTGTTGCAGGATTCGGTTCAGGGCAAAGCGGGCAGCCTGACGCCGGCCGAGCAGGAGACGTTCATCGCCAACATCCTGTCGGACACAAAGCGGCTGGAAGCGATGGCGCAGCGGCTGCGCGAACTCGCGCGTGCCGAAGGCCTGCCGCAAAACGAGCGCACGGAATTGGCGCCCGTGGTTGCCGAACTCAGGAGCCGATTTCCGGCGAGCTCGATCGAAGCCAGCGGCAGCCTCGACCTGATGATCGGCATGTCGGCTGAGAAGGCGCTGATCGTGCTGTCGCACCTCGCCGACAACGCGATGCGGCACAAGGCCGGGACAATCAGGCTGGAAGTGATCGACGAGCGTACGACCCTGCGTCTGACGGTGAGCAATGACGGCGAGCCGATCTCGGCGCCGAACCGCGACAGGATCTTCGACGCGTTCTTCACCACCCGCCGCGACCAGGGCGGCACCGGGATGGGGCTCGCGATCGCGCGCGCGGTGATGGCGAGCCATGGCGGCTCGATCAGGCTCAAGCCGACCGATCAGGGCGCGGCGTTCGAGCTCCAGTTTCCAATGGGCTAG
- a CDS encoding alpha-ketoglutarate-dependent dioxygenase AlkB — protein sequence MTQLGLFADPQTGPAGLRYADDFVETAVEQALIGRIAALPLQRFQFGAFEGNRRVASFGYRYDYTLQRLAEAEPIPDWVLPVARQVEAWAGLAGGSVRQVLCTEYEAGVGIGWHRDKPHFDKILGLSLGSSCKFRFRRRSGDKWERHTLEARPRSLYMMDGEARSQWEHSIPPVEARRYSITFRTMKQA from the coding sequence ATGACGCAGCTTGGTTTGTTCGCCGATCCGCAAACAGGGCCCGCCGGCCTTCGCTATGCCGATGACTTCGTCGAGACCGCCGTCGAGCAGGCGCTCATCGGCCGCATCGCAGCATTGCCGCTCCAGCGCTTCCAGTTCGGCGCCTTCGAGGGCAACCGCCGGGTGGCGTCCTTCGGCTATCGCTATGACTACACATTGCAGCGGCTGGCCGAGGCCGAGCCGATCCCGGACTGGGTGCTTCCTGTCGCGCGGCAGGTCGAGGCATGGGCGGGGCTCGCCGGCGGCAGCGTGCGGCAGGTGCTCTGCACCGAATACGAGGCCGGCGTCGGCATCGGCTGGCATCGCGACAAGCCGCACTTCGACAAAATCCTCGGCCTGTCGCTCGGCTCGTCCTGCAAATTCCGCTTCCGCCGCCGTAGCGGCGACAAATGGGAGCGCCATACGCTCGAAGCCCGGCCGCGCTCGCTTTACATGATGGACGGCGAGGCGCGGTCGCAATGGGAGCACAGCATCCCGCCGGTCGAGGCGCGCCGCTATTCCATCACCTTCCGGACGATGAAGCAGGCCTGA